In Rutidosis leptorrhynchoides isolate AG116_Rl617_1_P2 chromosome 2, CSIRO_AGI_Rlap_v1, whole genome shotgun sequence, one genomic interval encodes:
- the LOC139888266 gene encoding uncharacterized mitochondrial protein AtMg01250-like, whose product MGFGLKWIGFIRACLSSLSISVLINGSPTKEFSPERGIRQGDPISPFLFIIVAEGLNILVKRALANGHLQRLKIGHDNLTITHLQYADDTIFFGEWNKRNAKYISKLLKCFENISGLKVNFRKSKLYGIGTSLTETEQMAQYINCSAGSTPFTYLGLPIRVPTSHTSSW is encoded by the coding sequence ATGGGCTTTGGTTTAAAATGGATTGGTTTCATTCGGGCATGCCTTTCCTCATTGtctatttctgttttaattaatggCTCTCCCACCAAAGAATTTTCCCCTGAAAGGGGAATCCGACAAGGCGATCCCATATCGCCGTTTCTATTCATCATTGTTGCCGAAGGTCTTAACATACTTGTCAAAAGAGCATTAGCCAATGGTCATTTGCAACGGTTAAAAATCGGACACGACAACCTCACTATTACACATCTCCAATACGCAGACGATACAATCTTTTTCGGTGAGTGGAATAAACGAAACGCAAAATATATCTCCAAACTCCTTAAATGTTTTGAAAATATTTCGGGACTCAAAGTCAATTTCCGCAAAAGCAAGCTTTACGGTATTGGTACATCTTTGACCGAAACCGAGCAAATGGCTCAGTACATTAATTGCTCTGCGGGATCTACCCCTTTTACTTACCTCGGTCTTCCTATTAGAGTCCCCACTTCACACACTTCTTCTTGGTAG